The genomic window atattttttaactatttTGCACAAAAAAGACATGTGAGAGTAGGGGcatttgtaatatttaagCAGATATCTATATGATAAATAAGTACTTAACTAATGATATTATGTTTGctattttttactaaaatattctttacaGAAAGAAACGTATATTTTACTACTTGTTTTACCTTTTCctaaacttaattttttcatatttcttaaccttcttatgataataaaacaCTCCTGATATAATTGTGAAACCTAAAATAAAGAACGCTGAGAAGTATATTAGGAAGCTAATAAAACCAAATACATAATCACTTCCATCTTTTAACACCTTCTGCTGTCCTTCTTTTAATACAGTCTTCACCcatgtattttttacttttcccATAGATTCGGTAAACGAACTTAAAAAAGATGATTTCAACCAATTATGAAAAGAATTGTACCATAAACTTCCAGCGtacaaatttaatattttaaataaccCCCCTCTTAAGCCATAACCACCATAAAAATCTAAAGATAATGATAACAACAAGAACAACATTACAGGTAAAACAAGCCGTAatgcaaattttttgaatattatttttttatatgttttatcaCTAATTGTCCTGCTGTTTTGAAGAAAATCCATGTAATCGAGTTccttgaatatttttttttccatatgagaatatctttttgtttcaaatacACAATATTTACCTCTCTTATCTGGTTTATGTCCTCTAGAATTATTCAACGCATTTCTACATATTTGCTTGTTTTTTGCTACAACACTTTCATTATAGGTTACATCTCTTTTCTCGtttactatattatttgGTAAATCTCCTTTTAAACATAAAACATAAGAatcattattctttttatattttgccaGTAATCTATAAGTTATTGAATCTAATTT from Plasmodium brasilianum strain Bolivian I chromosome Unknown PB_00_25, whole genome shotgun sequence includes these protein-coding regions:
- a CDS encoding fam-l protein; this translates as MEKKTKSLLFIIIAAFIVLNWACHFNNDCMFNKYIDENCEYARKLDSITYRLLAKYKKNNDSYVLCLKGDLPNNIVNEKRDVTYNESVVAKNKQICRNALNNSRGHKPDKRGKYCVFETKRYSHMEKKIFKELDYMDFLQNSRTISDKTYKKIIFKKFALRLVLPVMLFLLLSLSLDFYGGYGLRGGLFKILNLYAGSLWYNSFHNWLKSSFLSSFTESMGKVKNTWVKTVLKEGQQKVLKDGSDYVFGFISFLIYFSAFFILGFTIISGVFYYHKKVKKYEKIKFRKR